Proteins from a genomic interval of Maylandia zebra isolate NMK-2024a linkage group LG15, Mzebra_GT3a, whole genome shotgun sequence:
- the blk gene encoding tyrosine-protein kinase Blk produces MGCTCSGEKQEKEEGFRKGKHKSHASPSSNHIGRSGNAYTNNDDTIFIAQHDFKATNDSDLPFRKGDKLKVLQETGEWWLARLLTTGQEGLIPSNYVARADTLEVEKWFFKDLGRRETERLLLAPGNKPGSFLIRESETCKGSFSLSVKDYEGERGDVVKHYKIRCLDKGGYYISPSNTFPTLQELVQYYTHTADGLCQRLYAPCKPMAPQQPWAHDEWEIPRETVKMVKKLGAGQFGEVWMGYYKNTQKVAIKTLKEGTMAPEAFLQEANLMKQLRHDRLVRLHAVVTKEPILIVTEFMINGCLLDFLKTDEGKKLKLNKLIDMSAQIAEGMAYIEKKNYIHRDLRAANILVSETLHCKIADFGLARIIESEYTAQEGAKFPIKWTAPEAINFGTFSIKSDVWSFGILLTEIVTYGRIPYPGMTNPEVIRSLDRSYRMPCPDGCPEELYDIMMVCWKQKPDDRPTFEYLQNTLNDFFIATEGQYEMQP; encoded by the exons ATGACACTATATTTATTGCACAACACGACTTCAAAGCGACCAACGACAGTGATCTGCCTTTCAGAAAGGGAGACAAACTTAAAGTATTGCAAGA AACCGGAGAATGGTGGCTGGCCCGACTGCTGACGACTGGACAAGAAGGCTTGATACCATCGAATTATGTAGCCAGAGCAGATACGCTGGAAGTGGAAAA ATGGTTTTTCAAGGATTTGGGCAGAAGAGAAACCGAGAGGCTACTTTTAGCACCCGGAAATAAACCAGGATCCTTTCTAATTCGAGAGAGTGAGACCTGTAAAG gGTCATTCTCGCTGTCAGTCAAAGATTATGAAGGAGAAAGAGGAGATGTAGTAAAACATTACAAAATCCGTTGTTTGGACAAAGGTGGCTACTACATCTCCCCTTCCAACACGTTCCCGACCCTACAGGAATTGGTTCAATACTATACCC ACACGGCAGATGGGTTATGTCAGCGACTGTATGCTCCCTGTAAGCCTATGGCCCCTCAGCAGCCATGGGCCCATGATGAATGGGAGATTCCTCGAGAGACAGTGAAAATGGTGAAGAAATTGGGGGCCGGACAGTTTGGGGAAGTGTGGATGG GTTACTACAAGAACACCCAGAAGGTTGCTATTAAGACCTTAAAGGAGGGGACAATGGCGCCTGAGGCCTTCCTTCAGGAGGCCAACCTGATGAAGCAGTTGAGGCATGACCGACTGGTACGACTTCATGCTGTTGTCACTAAGGAGCCCATTCTTATTGTCACCGAATTTATGATCAATG gATGTCTTCTAGACTTTCTAAAAACAGACGAAGGGAAAAAGCTAAAGCTAAATAAGCTGATCGACATGTCAGCACAG ATAGCTGAAGGCATGGCGTACATTGAGAAGAAGAACTACATCCACCGTGATCTGCGTGCAGCTAACATACTGGTCAGCGAGACGCTGCATTGCAAGATAGCAGACTTTGGCCTGGCCAGAATCATCGAGTCAGAATACACGGCTCAAGAAG GTGCTAAGTTTCCCATTAAATGGACGGCTCCAGAGGCCATCAACTTTGGGACGTTCAGCATCAAATCGGATGTCTGGTCCTTTGGGATCCTCCTGACAGAAATAGTCACCTACGGAAGAATACCATACCCAG GTATGACGAACCCAGAGGTGATCAGGAGTCTAGACAGGTCATACAGGATGCCATGTCCAGACGGCTGTCCAGAGGAACTGTATGATATCATGATGGTGTGCTGGAAGCAGAAGCCTGACGACCGACCGACTTTTGAATATCTTCAGAACACTCTCAACGACTTTTTTATTGCCACGGAAGGACAATATGAGATGCAGCCGtga